One window of Candidatus Nitrospira kreftii genomic DNA carries:
- a CDS encoding putative Cytochrome c55x: MKMWNVMMGVVLSLALLSVVGPREIAAQTDIDSRNADHVSGKLIFDRHCAGCHGPKGKGDGFMMLGPDPANLTRPSTTQKSDMALLKTIHEGKFTMPAWKLRLSEEDSRAVLAYIRTLTK; encoded by the coding sequence ATGAAGATGTGGAATGTGATGATGGGAGTGGTGTTGAGCCTCGCTCTTCTCTCCGTGGTCGGACCGCGCGAGATTGCGGCACAGACGGATATTGACTCACGAAATGCCGACCACGTCAGTGGAAAACTGATTTTTGACCGGCATTGCGCAGGTTGTCATGGGCCAAAGGGTAAAGGGGATGGCTTTATGATGTTGGGGCCGGACCCGGCGAATCTTACGCGGCCGTCGACTACGCAAAAGTCCGATATGGCGCTGCTGAAAACCATCCATGAAGGAAAGTTCACCATGCCAGCCTGGAAACTTCGCTTGTCTGAGGAGGACAGTCGAGCCGTGTTGGCCTATATCCGGACACTCACGAAATAG
- a CDS encoding Cation efflux system protein CzcA, whose translation MVSRLLDMSLRQRMLVIIFAMMMGMGGVYAFRTIPIDAFPDVTSVLVQVVTKAPGLSPTEVERLVTYPIELQLAGVPALTEMRSLTKVGLSLITIVFEDSMDINLARQLVLERLLEVEELLPSGAEPMLAPNSTGLGEVYQYYLEDTRGSARSEEAEHQSLIEQRTIQDWVIRPILKGTPEVIDVNSMGGFVKQYQVLVEPGLLRKYGLTLGEVFDAVARNNANAGGNILEKHDEKYIVRGIGLIRSLSDIERIVVKETGGTPVYISDVAHVVIDHAVRHGATVLNGEREVVSGIVLMLRGGNARDVVEGIKGRIDDIHAKNLLPNGWRIVPFYDRIELITAALNTVYKSLAEGVALVVVVLFLFLGNLRSALIVVGTLVLAPLATFIVMGQIGLTANLMSLGGLAIAIGMIVDGSVVVVENVYRHLSHHSAAAIPRLQLVTQSVKEVGQPVVFGILIIILVFFPLLSLQGMEGKMFKPLAYTIMIALLVSLVLSLTLSPVLCSLVLKQGSEEDPWIVRQAKRLYAPSLRWALGHRIVVLSLAIGALIGALALVPFLGSEFIPILNEGSLAPQTIRLPSVSLPASIEIEKRMQRAIMEFPEVEMVVSKIGRTELGNDPQEPNESDPVVRLRPLDQWTTAKTRPELVQKFRERLTSVAGATFLISQPIQQRVDELISGVRTEATVKLFGEDLEILRDKAQEIAEVLETVRGVRDIKVEQLYGQPYLTIDVDRGKIARHGINVSDVREIITTAIGGEAATRVYEGQQRFDLILRFPEQYRDSVEAISNIRVSDHSGALIPLADLGTVQLEEGPGRISREQLQRYVSIGFNTLGRDIGSLVAEAQQKIEQRVDLPIGYRVTWGGSFENMERAMAKLQIIVPITIGLIFLLLYSTFNSLRQATLIILNLPFAMIGGVVALWLTGEYLSVPASVGFINLFGVAVLNGIVLVSYMNKLRDDGHSLDEAVTSGALLRLRPVLMTALVALLGLVPLAFAQGIGSEVQRPLAIVVIGGLVSSTLLTLIMLPVLYRWLEEGSQGTTPVGDSQRRATGDSHDSVMVTPLGDGEARLPHRPGSVPST comes from the coding sequence ATGGTCTCTCGCCTCCTCGACATGTCCCTGCGCCAGCGGATGCTTGTCATCATCTTTGCAATGATGATGGGCATGGGAGGAGTGTACGCATTTCGAACCATCCCCATCGACGCCTTTCCCGACGTGACCAGTGTCTTGGTTCAGGTGGTCACGAAGGCTCCAGGTCTCTCGCCGACTGAGGTCGAGCGCCTGGTCACGTACCCGATCGAGCTTCAGCTCGCAGGTGTGCCTGCCCTCACAGAAATGCGCTCTCTGACAAAGGTCGGTCTGTCGCTCATTACGATTGTCTTTGAAGATTCGATGGACATCAATTTGGCTCGACAATTGGTGCTCGAACGATTGCTCGAAGTCGAGGAGCTCCTTCCGTCAGGGGCCGAACCCATGCTGGCGCCGAATAGTACGGGGCTGGGTGAAGTGTATCAGTATTATTTGGAGGACACACGCGGATCGGCGAGGAGCGAGGAAGCCGAGCACCAGAGTTTGATCGAACAGCGAACGATTCAAGATTGGGTCATTCGCCCTATTCTGAAAGGCACGCCGGAAGTCATCGACGTCAATTCGATGGGGGGCTTCGTCAAGCAATATCAGGTGTTGGTTGAGCCTGGTCTGCTTCGAAAATATGGCCTGACTCTCGGTGAAGTCTTTGACGCGGTGGCCAGAAATAATGCCAATGCCGGCGGCAATATTCTGGAAAAGCATGACGAAAAATATATTGTGCGTGGGATCGGGCTGATTCGCTCGCTGAGCGACATTGAACGCATCGTCGTCAAGGAAACCGGTGGCACTCCGGTCTACATCTCTGATGTGGCCCACGTGGTGATCGACCATGCGGTGAGGCATGGGGCCACGGTGCTGAACGGTGAGCGTGAGGTCGTGAGCGGGATCGTGCTGATGTTGCGCGGCGGGAATGCTCGGGATGTCGTCGAAGGCATCAAAGGGCGCATCGACGACATTCACGCCAAGAATTTGCTGCCGAATGGATGGCGGATTGTCCCGTTTTATGACCGCATCGAACTGATCACGGCGGCACTGAATACCGTCTACAAGTCGCTGGCGGAAGGCGTGGCGCTCGTCGTCGTGGTGTTGTTCCTCTTCCTTGGGAACCTGCGCAGCGCGCTGATTGTCGTCGGGACCTTGGTCTTGGCGCCACTCGCCACGTTCATTGTCATGGGGCAGATCGGACTGACGGCCAACTTGATGTCTCTGGGAGGATTGGCCATCGCGATCGGTATGATTGTGGATGGGTCGGTCGTCGTCGTTGAAAATGTGTATCGTCATCTCTCGCACCATTCGGCTGCCGCCATACCACGGCTTCAGCTTGTCACGCAATCGGTGAAAGAAGTCGGACAACCGGTCGTCTTTGGGATTCTGATCATTATCTTGGTATTTTTCCCTCTCCTGTCTCTTCAGGGGATGGAAGGCAAGATGTTCAAGCCACTTGCCTATACCATCATGATCGCGCTGCTCGTGTCGCTCGTGTTATCGCTCACACTATCGCCCGTGCTGTGTTCGTTGGTACTCAAACAGGGGAGTGAGGAAGATCCGTGGATCGTCCGACAAGCGAAGCGTCTCTATGCTCCGTCCCTTCGATGGGCGCTTGGACATCGGATCGTGGTGCTCAGTCTGGCCATCGGCGCGCTGATCGGCGCATTGGCCTTAGTGCCGTTTCTGGGAAGCGAATTTATCCCGATTCTGAACGAAGGATCATTGGCTCCACAAACCATTCGTCTCCCGAGTGTGTCGCTGCCGGCGTCGATTGAGATCGAAAAGCGCATGCAGCGGGCGATCATGGAGTTTCCGGAAGTGGAGATGGTCGTCTCGAAGATCGGACGAACCGAGTTGGGGAACGATCCACAGGAACCGAACGAGAGCGATCCGGTCGTTCGGCTTCGGCCGCTGGACCAATGGACGACGGCGAAGACCAGGCCGGAGCTTGTTCAAAAGTTCCGTGAACGCCTGACCAGTGTGGCAGGAGCGACGTTTCTCATCAGCCAGCCGATCCAACAGCGCGTCGATGAATTGATTTCCGGTGTGCGCACGGAAGCCACCGTGAAGCTGTTTGGTGAAGATCTGGAGATCCTTCGAGACAAGGCGCAGGAAATCGCCGAGGTGTTGGAAACCGTCCGAGGAGTGCGGGATATCAAAGTGGAGCAGTTATATGGACAACCGTACCTGACGATTGATGTCGATCGAGGCAAAATTGCTCGGCATGGGATCAATGTGTCCGATGTCCGAGAGATCATCACGACCGCGATTGGTGGTGAAGCAGCGACACGCGTCTATGAAGGGCAGCAACGGTTCGATCTCATTCTACGGTTTCCAGAACAATATCGGGACAGTGTGGAAGCGATCAGCAATATTCGAGTGAGCGATCATTCCGGCGCCTTGATCCCCTTGGCGGACTTGGGAACCGTACAGTTGGAAGAGGGGCCTGGGCGCATCAGTCGAGAGCAGCTTCAGCGGTATGTGTCGATCGGGTTCAACACATTGGGACGAGATATCGGCAGTCTGGTTGCGGAGGCGCAGCAGAAAATCGAGCAGCGTGTAGATCTTCCCATCGGGTATAGAGTGACATGGGGTGGATCGTTCGAGAATATGGAACGAGCCATGGCCAAACTGCAAATCATTGTTCCGATCACGATTGGATTGATCTTCCTGTTGCTCTACTCGACCTTCAATTCTCTCCGTCAGGCGACCCTGATCATCTTGAATTTACCGTTTGCTATGATCGGAGGAGTCGTGGCGCTGTGGTTAACGGGAGAGTATCTCAGCGTGCCGGCGTCCGTCGGTTTTATCAACCTATTCGGCGTGGCCGTGCTGAACGGCATCGTGCTGGTCTCCTACATGAACAAACTCCGCGACGATGGCCATAGCCTGGATGAAGCGGTCACTTCAGGGGCTCTCCTGCGATTGCGCCCTGTACTGATGACCGCCTTGGTCGCGCTATTGGGCCTTGTTCCACTGGCCTTTGCGCAGGGGATCGGATCCGAAGTACAGCGACCACTTGCCATCGTAGTCATCGGCGGCCTCGTGAGTTCGACGCTGCTGACGCTGATCATGCTACCGGTCCTCTATCGCTGGCTGGAAGAGGGTTCGCAGGGAACGACACCCGTCGGCGATTCTCAGAGGAGAGCAACAGGTGACTCGCATGATTCCGTCATGGTTACGCCTCTGGGCGACGGTGAGGCGAGACTTCCCCACCGTCCGGGCAGCGTACCGTCGACGTGA
- a CDS encoding hypothetical protein (conserved exported protein of unknown function): MKRMFMAVMAVAVAFSAPAFAGEDKKEDKKGGNVLYGDEKKEEKKGGHATYSDDKKEEKKGGH, encoded by the coding sequence ATGAAACGCATGTTCATGGCAGTGATGGCAGTGGCAGTGGCCTTCAGCGCCCCAGCCTTCGCCGGCGAGGATAAAAAAGAAGACAAGAAGGGCGGAAATGTTTTGTACGGCGATGAGAAGAAGGAAGAAAAGAAAGGTGGGCACGCGACCTATAGTGATGACAAGAAAGAGGAAAAGAAGGGGGGCCATTGA
- a CDS encoding putative Heavy metal efflux system, membrane fusion protein, producing MNARPDSTPPSSRWALPGVCGLLFGLMVLEAGCDGTPGEVVASKSTAVVSTPGLITLSVEESSRVGLVVQPAGLSDFRTHRDFPAIVQPNQHNMAEITTLVRGRVVDVYADLGQEVKANAPLAILYSSELGLAQSAYLKARAKLHVAEQAYGRAKFLLEEKVIGEAELQRRHAELLSIQAEANESRDRLKLLGMSLDELRRLDRSREIRSVVPIVAPFAGRIIGRNLTRGEVVETIEKLFVIADLSEVWVLANIPEKDISFVHSVHASGGMPVEVQVNAYPKETFRGTITYVGDVLDPVTRTMQLRLELPNPDGRLKPEMFATIRLFSESQPDRLAVPETALQRDQGRTFVFVQRSASEYEMREVHIGESNGAFTSILGGLNEGEPIVTHGAFVLKSELLKKPV from the coding sequence GTGAACGCCCGACCAGATTCAACGCCGCCGTCATCGCGATGGGCTCTCCCAGGTGTCTGTGGGCTTCTGTTTGGGTTGATGGTCCTCGAAGCGGGGTGTGATGGAACGCCGGGAGAGGTCGTAGCCAGTAAGTCGACCGCAGTCGTCTCCACACCAGGGCTCATCACACTGTCGGTCGAGGAATCGTCACGGGTGGGGCTCGTGGTTCAGCCGGCGGGACTCAGCGACTTTCGGACGCACCGGGATTTCCCTGCGATCGTTCAGCCCAATCAACACAACATGGCGGAGATTACGACGTTGGTTCGTGGGCGAGTCGTGGACGTGTATGCGGACCTTGGCCAAGAAGTCAAAGCGAATGCTCCGCTGGCGATTCTCTATAGTAGTGAATTAGGCCTCGCGCAGTCGGCGTATCTCAAGGCTCGGGCGAAACTCCACGTCGCCGAGCAAGCCTATGGCCGGGCTAAATTCTTGCTGGAGGAAAAGGTCATCGGAGAAGCGGAACTGCAACGTCGACATGCAGAATTGCTGAGTATCCAGGCCGAGGCCAATGAGTCGCGTGATCGACTGAAGCTGCTCGGCATGAGTCTCGACGAATTGCGCCGTCTCGACCGGAGTCGTGAAATTCGGTCGGTTGTGCCGATCGTGGCCCCCTTCGCCGGTCGCATCATCGGGCGCAATCTGACGCGTGGTGAAGTCGTCGAGACCATCGAAAAGCTATTTGTGATCGCGGATCTCTCGGAAGTCTGGGTGCTCGCCAACATCCCGGAGAAGGATATTTCGTTTGTCCACTCCGTCCATGCGTCCGGTGGTATGCCGGTGGAGGTACAGGTCAATGCCTACCCCAAGGAAACGTTCAGGGGCACCATCACGTATGTCGGAGATGTCTTAGATCCCGTGACGCGCACGATGCAGCTGAGGCTTGAATTGCCGAATCCAGACGGACGACTCAAACCTGAAATGTTCGCCACCATCAGACTCTTTTCAGAATCGCAGCCCGATCGATTGGCGGTACCGGAGACCGCATTGCAACGCGATCAAGGCCGCACCTTCGTCTTCGTGCAGCGCAGCGCGAGTGAGTATGAAATGCGCGAAGTCCACATCGGGGAATCCAACGGGGCGTTCACCTCCATCCTCGGCGGGCTGAACGAAGGAGAACCGATCGTGACGCACGGCGCCTTTGTCTTGAAATCCGAGTTGTTGAAGAAACCCGTCTAA